In the genome of Porphyrobacter sp. ULC335, one region contains:
- a CDS encoding flagellar biosynthesis protein FlhB — MAEETAGEKTFDPTPKRREDAAKKGDVLRSKELATAAATGTGALALLGLGSWLNEGLAQVARAGFSFDRAALDGFTPGAMMGDAALAALPPVLALGLIVAVVTTASQLLLGQDGRFIAANAGFKGSRINPLSGFKRILGWQGLIELGKGLAKLALLGGIAWYWARDRVPELLALGTLPLEAQLGVATEAITSLIGALLIGLIIIAGIDYPLQRFQRDKRLKMSLQDMRDENKQAEGSPEMKSARRQRQRDLARGGVAKAMKEAQFIVVNPLHFAVALTYDPDRAPAPLLLAKGRGETALAMREIAAEEGLPVLEYPQLARAVYFTTRPNQMVREELYVALASLVAFVLALKRGQRPRRPVVDVPQSLRFDGDGRPENHA; from the coding sequence ATGGCCGAGGAAACTGCTGGCGAAAAGACCTTCGACCCAACCCCCAAGCGGCGTGAGGACGCCGCCAAGAAGGGCGATGTCCTGCGTTCCAAGGAACTCGCCACTGCCGCCGCCACCGGCACAGGCGCGCTGGCGCTGCTGGGGCTGGGGTCGTGGCTCAACGAAGGGCTGGCGCAGGTCGCCCGCGCGGGTTTCAGCTTCGATCGCGCCGCGCTGGATGGCTTTACCCCGGGCGCGATGATGGGCGATGCCGCACTGGCCGCGCTGCCGCCGGTGCTGGCGTTGGGCCTGATCGTCGCTGTCGTCACCACGGCCTCGCAATTGCTGCTGGGGCAGGATGGACGCTTCATCGCCGCCAATGCAGGTTTCAAGGGATCGCGGATCAATCCGCTGTCGGGCTTCAAGCGCATCCTCGGCTGGCAGGGGCTGATCGAGCTGGGCAAGGGGCTGGCAAAACTCGCGCTGCTGGGCGGGATCGCGTGGTACTGGGCCAGGGACCGCGTGCCGGAACTGCTGGCGCTCGGCACGCTGCCGCTCGAAGCGCAACTGGGCGTCGCGACCGAGGCGATCACCAGCCTGATCGGCGCGCTGCTGATCGGCCTCATCATCATCGCCGGGATCGATTATCCGCTGCAACGCTTCCAGCGCGACAAGCGGCTGAAGATGAGCCTTCAGGACATGCGCGACGAAAACAAGCAGGCCGAAGGCTCGCCCGAGATGAAATCCGCCCGCCGCCAGCGCCAGCGCGATCTGGCACGCGGGGGCGTGGCCAAGGCGATGAAGGAAGCGCAGTTCATCGTCGTCAACCCGCTGCACTTTGCAGTGGCACTGACTTACGATCCCGACCGCGCGCCCGCGCCGCTGCTGCTGGCGAAGGGGCGGGGCGAAACCGCGCTCGCCATGCGCGAGATCGCGGCGGAAGAAGGCCTGCCGGTGCTCGAATATCCGCAGCTCGCCCGCGCGGTCTATTTCACCACGCGCCCGAACCAGATGGTGCGCGAGGAGCTGTATGTCGCGCTTGCTTCGCTGGTGGCGTTCGTCCTCGCGCTGAAACGCGGCCAGCGCCCGCGCCGCCCGGTGGTCGACGTGCCGCAATCCCTGCGGTTCGATGGCGATGGGAGGCCGGAAAATCATGCTTAA
- the fliD gene encoding flagellar filament capping protein FliD, protein MQTSGSSIISALGAGSGIDFTKLAADISDATFAAQRNQLSARKTSLEAQISAAGQLRGAITGLAGALGDRIRSGDLAPKADIANASVARVSVPAGLSPRGTFSLEVTQLAQGQTLVGRSLASRDALVGEGTLTLRFGTVSGASFTADGARAAVDIAVTATDTLATLATKINQASGGAVSAYVANGASGAQLVMKGKEGAANGFVLEAAGAGGAEAPGDLSYIGWSPATNTTELQAAARDAAFRLDTVAMTSPTNRVTGLPGGFTLNLTGTNTGAPTSLSFASNPDAMSSVMGDFVAALNDIVSQINDLAAPIGGELGNDPGARELRRDLAGLASRVVMPGATGSEPRTLGDLGLAVNRDGTFRLETARLNRALETSPDAVAAMFTTGVNGVFATMDRFARENSLVTDPGSLGGSLKRFETQKAASDDRLAKIAEQQENLRERLTREFTASERRVSASQSTLSFLRQQVDIWSNSDR, encoded by the coding sequence ATGCAAACCTCAGGCTCATCGATCATTTCGGCGCTTGGCGCGGGCAGCGGTATTGATTTTACCAAGCTGGCCGCGGACATCTCGGACGCGACCTTCGCTGCCCAGCGCAACCAGCTGTCCGCGCGCAAGACCTCGCTGGAGGCGCAGATTTCCGCTGCCGGGCAGCTGCGCGGCGCGATCACCGGGCTGGCAGGCGCGCTGGGCGACCGGATCCGCAGCGGCGATCTTGCGCCGAAAGCCGATATTGCCAATGCGTCCGTGGCGCGGGTCAGCGTGCCTGCCGGCCTGTCGCCGCGCGGCACCTTCAGCCTTGAAGTGACCCAGCTTGCGCAGGGGCAGACGCTCGTCGGCCGCTCGCTCGCCAGCCGTGATGCGCTGGTGGGAGAGGGCACGCTGACGCTGCGTTTCGGCACGGTGAGCGGCGCGAGCTTCACGGCCGATGGTGCGCGCGCCGCGGTCGATATCGCCGTCACCGCGACCGACACCCTTGCCACCCTTGCCACCAAGATCAATCAGGCGAGCGGCGGGGCGGTGAGCGCCTATGTCGCCAATGGCGCAAGCGGCGCGCAGCTGGTGATGAAGGGCAAGGAAGGCGCGGCCAACGGCTTTGTGCTGGAAGCCGCTGGTGCGGGCGGCGCAGAGGCTCCCGGCGATCTCAGCTATATCGGCTGGAGCCCCGCCACCAACACCACCGAACTGCAAGCCGCCGCACGCGATGCCGCCTTCCGGCTCGACACCGTGGCGATGACCAGCCCCACCAACCGCGTCACCGGCCTGCCGGGCGGCTTCACCCTCAACCTCACCGGCACCAACACCGGCGCGCCGACCAGCCTGAGCTTCGCCAGCAACCCCGATGCCATGTCCAGCGTGATGGGCGATTTCGTCGCCGCGCTGAACGATATCGTCTCGCAGATCAATGATCTCGCCGCGCCAATCGGGGGCGAGCTGGGCAATGATCCGGGCGCGCGCGAGTTGCGCCGCGATCTGGCCGGGCTGGCAAGCCGGGTGGTGATGCCGGGCGCTACGGGCAGCGAGCCGCGCACGCTGGGCGATCTGGGCCTTGCGGTGAACCGCGATGGTACTTTCCGGCTGGAAACGGCGCGGCTCAACCGCGCGCTGGAAACCAGCCCCGACGCGGTTGCGGCGATGTTCACCACCGGGGTCAACGGCGTCTTTGCGACAATGGACCGCTTCGCGCGCGAGAACAGCCTTGTCACCGATCCCGGATCACTGGGCGGATCGCTCAAGCGGTTCGAGACGCAGAAGGCCGCCAGCGATGATCGCCTTGCCAAGATTGCCGAGCAGCAGGAAAATCTGCGCGAACGGCTGACCCGTGAATTCACCGCTTCGGAACGGCGTGTGTCAGCCTCGCAATCGACTCTGAGCTTCCTGCGCCAGCAGGTCGACATCTGGTCGAACAGCGACCGGTAA
- a CDS encoding alpha/beta hydrolase, which yields MSTLRPAPVTHLYPANGIDLAVHEWPSSGSGVPLVFAHATGFHGRVFDAIIERFPDHPAYAIDLRGHGQSRAGPIDDWRLVSSDVAEFLAQSGISGAVGIGHSMGAHTLLQVAADKPGRFSRLVLFDPVILAPEFYAPGQPLYTAENPHPAIRRKRDFPSAEAMIERFASRDPYNLFDAKVFADYCRHGLVPARSGEGLELACAPEVEASVYASSRSNGAVLEAAKRVDIPVLVVRAQMTDLNDFKSSPTWPELANVLPKGTDLYRPDMTHFHPFQDPADAARIIGEWIG from the coding sequence ATGAGCACCCTTCGCCCCGCCCCCGTCACCCACCTCTACCCCGCCAATGGCATCGACCTGGCGGTGCACGAATGGCCGTCGTCCGGCAGTGGAGTGCCGCTGGTGTTCGCCCATGCGACCGGCTTTCACGGACGCGTGTTCGACGCGATCATCGAGCGTTTCCCCGATCATCCCGCCTATGCCATCGACCTGCGCGGTCACGGGCAATCGCGCGCCGGGCCGATTGACGACTGGCGGCTGGTTTCCAGCGATGTGGCTGAATTTCTTGCGCAATCCGGCATCAGCGGAGCGGTCGGCATCGGGCATTCGATGGGCGCGCACACCCTGCTGCAAGTCGCCGCCGATAAGCCCGGCCGCTTTTCCCGCCTCGTGCTGTTCGATCCGGTGATCCTCGCGCCGGAATTCTACGCCCCTGGCCAGCCGCTCTACACCGCCGAAAATCCCCACCCCGCGATCCGCCGTAAGCGCGATTTCCCGAGCGCCGAAGCGATGATCGAACGCTTTGCCAGCCGCGATCCGTACAACCTGTTCGACGCCAAGGTGTTCGCAGATTACTGCCGCCACGGCCTCGTCCCCGCCCGTTCGGGAGAGGGTCTGGAACTGGCCTGCGCCCCCGAAGTCGAGGCCAGCGTCTATGCCTCAAGCCGCAGCAATGGTGCGGTGCTGGAGGCGGCGAAGCGCGTCGATATTCCGGTGCTGGTGGTGCGCGCGCAGATGACCGATCTCAACGATTTCAAAAGCTCGCCGACCTGGCCGGAGCTGGCGAATGTCCTGCCGAAGGGCACCGACCTCTACCGCCCGGACATGACGCATTTTCACCCCTTCCAGGACCCAGCCGATGCGGCGCGGATTATCGGGGAATGGATTGGCTGA
- a CDS encoding lipopolysaccharide biosynthesis protein, with translation MVEGGPAPTGPSLASQVRTAVIWRSGSQVLTQIVSWASTLIVIRLLAPQDYGLFAMAQVMLMLLSTMNGWGLASALIREEEVSEERLRQTLGMLILLNGGLALTQFLAAPLVAMWFEQPMVTDLLRVQALLYLAVPFCALPYAIMARRMEFRRPAQVRLVVAVVGALTALTGALSGWGVWTLVAAPLAMIVTEAVGMTWAAGAPIRPSFRFTGAGHIAGFGGVMTATQLFWFVQSQADVVIAGRVLDAHDLGVYSTGLFLAQLLAAKFVPPINEIAYAAYSRQQDVAATALLATIRLVMMVALPAYAGLAVVAPVLVPVLLGEQWIEIVPLLPILSAAMAMMTLQILFAPATNARGVPWAALRITMIGSVVMPASYFIGSHWGVPGFAWGWVGGMALLTCATVVLSGGIIGLTVRGLIRAIAPPLAAAAAMAAGVWLVLWGLPPVMDLVALGIAVPLGVALYLGALHLIAPGRIAEALHFARNRGESEDAAQAVPAPAPAE, from the coding sequence ATGGTTGAAGGCGGCCCCGCACCCACCGGCCCGTCGCTCGCATCTCAGGTGCGCACGGCGGTGATCTGGCGCTCGGGCAGTCAGGTGCTGACCCAGATCGTCTCCTGGGCCTCGACCCTGATCGTGATCCGCCTGCTCGCCCCGCAGGATTACGGCCTGTTCGCGATGGCGCAGGTGATGCTGATGCTGCTCAGCACGATGAACGGCTGGGGTCTGGCGAGCGCACTGATCCGCGAAGAAGAGGTTTCCGAAGAACGCCTGCGACAGACGCTGGGGATGCTGATCCTGCTCAACGGCGGGCTGGCCTTGACCCAGTTCCTCGCCGCGCCGCTGGTCGCCATGTGGTTCGAACAGCCAATGGTGACAGACCTGCTGCGGGTGCAGGCGCTGCTCTATCTGGCGGTGCCGTTCTGCGCCCTGCCCTATGCGATCATGGCACGCCGCATGGAGTTCCGCCGCCCGGCGCAGGTGCGGCTGGTGGTCGCGGTGGTTGGCGCGTTGACGGCGCTGACCGGGGCGCTGTCAGGCTGGGGCGTGTGGACGCTGGTCGCGGCGCCGCTGGCGATGATCGTGACCGAGGCGGTGGGCATGACATGGGCCGCAGGCGCGCCGATCCGCCCCAGCTTCCGCTTCACCGGCGCAGGCCACATTGCGGGCTTCGGCGGAGTGATGACCGCGACGCAGCTGTTCTGGTTCGTACAGAGTCAGGCCGATGTGGTGATTGCAGGCCGCGTGCTTGATGCGCATGATCTGGGGGTCTATTCCACCGGACTGTTTCTGGCGCAGCTGCTCGCGGCCAAGTTCGTGCCGCCGATCAACGAGATCGCCTATGCCGCCTATTCGCGCCAGCAGGATGTCGCCGCAACCGCGCTGCTGGCGACAATCCGGCTGGTGATGATGGTGGCGCTGCCCGCCTATGCCGGGCTGGCGGTGGTCGCCCCGGTGCTGGTGCCGGTGCTGCTGGGCGAGCAATGGATCGAGATCGTCCCGCTGCTGCCGATCCTGTCGGCCGCGATGGCGATGATGACGCTCCAGATCCTGTTCGCCCCCGCCACCAATGCGCGCGGCGTGCCGTGGGCGGCGCTGCGGATCACGATGATCGGCAGTGTGGTGATGCCCGCTTCCTATTTCATCGGATCGCATTGGGGCGTGCCCGGTTTCGCGTGGGGCTGGGTCGGCGGGATGGCGCTGCTGACCTGCGCGACGGTGGTCCTGTCGGGCGGCATTATCGGGCTGACGGTCCGCGGATTGATCCGCGCGATTGCACCGCCGCTCGCCGCCGCGGCGGCGATGGCGGCGGGGGTGTGGCTGGTGCTGTGGGGACTGCCGCCGGTGATGGACCTCGTCGCGCTGGGCATCGCGGTGCCGCTGGGCGTTGCCCTGTACCTTGGCGCACTGCACCTCATCGCGCCCGGCCGCATTGCCGAGGCGCTGCATTTCGCGCGCAACCGGGGCGAGAGCGAGGATGCCGCGCAAGCTGTGCCTGCCCCCGCTCCGGCCGAGTGA
- a CDS encoding GNAT family N-acetyltransferase: MYESTIAADHLKVAATSGFPPEIDALAERNLAGHRFLRASWYRAGSPDAGRTLLLRGTDGAPLAAIPTVPFGPAITGARKVPGSYWPLRSPLISPDCDIFELAHALEHAAARSLGPVWRIGPARRDDPAIALLIGAAHLANWRIVARPAGTSWVVDLDKARKDGWPRASRARKLRAAWRKLCELGTPHWRQYRGSEWNAGVLEAMGRIEAQSWIVRKTDGRGAKFLTAAQRGLWQDALCDPVIAESLVATILTLDDRPVTFSFDLDDGPVRYGIASSYAEDLKSFNIGKLVNSRVLEEAIGAGQRLLDLGVGDSGYKAQMGAAEGYAMTDLLFVRSPAAALLLARVWGKELLPDYPGTLALRSPAHG; this comes from the coding sequence ATGTACGAAAGCACGATTGCAGCCGATCATCTGAAGGTCGCGGCGACCTCGGGCTTCCCGCCCGAGATTGACGCGCTGGCGGAGCGCAATCTGGCCGGACATCGCTTCCTGCGCGCAAGCTGGTACCGGGCGGGAAGTCCTGATGCGGGCCGCACCCTGCTGCTGCGCGGAACGGACGGCGCGCCGCTGGCCGCCATTCCGACTGTCCCTTTCGGCCCTGCGATCACCGGCGCGCGCAAGGTGCCGGGATCATACTGGCCGCTGCGCTCTCCCCTCATTTCACCCGATTGCGACATCTTCGAACTGGCGCACGCGCTGGAACACGCCGCCGCACGCAGCCTTGGCCCTGTCTGGCGAATTGGCCCGGCACGCCGCGACGACCCCGCGATCGCCCTGCTGATCGGGGCAGCACATCTCGCCAATTGGCGGATCGTTGCCCGCCCCGCCGGCACAAGCTGGGTGGTCGATCTCGACAAGGCCCGGAAAGATGGCTGGCCGCGCGCGTCGAGAGCCCGGAAACTGCGTGCCGCCTGGCGCAAGCTTTGCGAGCTTGGCACGCCGCATTGGCGCCAATACCGCGGGAGCGAATGGAACGCGGGCGTGCTTGAAGCCATGGGCCGGATCGAGGCACAAAGCTGGATCGTTCGCAAAACCGACGGACGCGGCGCCAAATTCCTGACCGCCGCCCAGCGCGGATTGTGGCAGGATGCCCTGTGCGATCCGGTCATTGCCGAAAGCCTCGTGGCGACGATTCTGACGCTGGATGATCGTCCGGTCACCTTCAGCTTCGATCTTGACGATGGCCCGGTGCGATATGGCATCGCCAGCAGCTACGCCGAGGATCTCAAGAGTTTCAACATCGGCAAGCTCGTCAATTCCCGCGTGCTCGAGGAAGCGATCGGCGCTGGCCAGCGGCTGCTCGATCTCGGTGTGGGCGATAGCGGCTACAAGGCCCAGATGGGCGCGGCCGAAGGCTATGCCATGACCGACCTCCTGTTCGTGCGCAGCCCTGCCGCGGCGCTGCTGCTGGCGCGCGTGTGGGGCAAAGAATTGCTGCCCGATTACCCCGGAACCCTCGCGCTGCGCAGTCCGGCCCATGGTTGA
- a CDS encoding S-(hydroxymethyl)glutathione dehydrogenase/class III alcohol dehydrogenase: MKTRAAVAFAAKQPLEIVELDLEGPKAGEVLVEIMATGICHTDAYTLDGFDSEGIFPSVLGHEGAGIVREVGAGVTSVKPGDHVIPLYTPECRQCKSCLSGKTNLCTAIRATQGKGLMPDGTTRFSYKGQPIFHYMGCSTFSNFTVLPEIAVAKIREDAPFQSACYIGCGVTTGVGAVTNTAKVQVGDNVVVFGLGGIGLNVIQGARLAGANLIIGVDINPAREEWGKRFGMTHFLNSKGLSREETVAKIVEMTDGGADYTFDATGNTEVMRTALEACHRGWGTSIIIGVAEAGKEIATRPFQLVTGRNWRGTAFGGAKGRTDVPKIVDMYMTGKIEIDPMITHVMGLEEINTAFDLMHEGKSIRSVVVF; encoded by the coding sequence ATGAAGACCCGCGCCGCCGTTGCCTTTGCCGCCAAGCAGCCGCTCGAAATCGTCGAGCTCGATCTGGAGGGCCCCAAGGCCGGTGAAGTGCTGGTGGAGATCATGGCGACCGGCATCTGCCATACTGATGCCTACACGCTCGACGGGTTCGATTCGGAGGGCATCTTCCCGAGCGTTCTGGGCCATGAAGGCGCAGGCATCGTGCGCGAGGTTGGCGCTGGCGTGACCAGCGTGAAGCCCGGCGATCATGTCATCCCGCTCTACACGCCGGAATGCCGCCAGTGTAAATCGTGCCTCAGCGGCAAGACCAACCTTTGCACCGCGATCCGCGCCACGCAGGGCAAGGGGCTGATGCCCGACGGCACCACGCGCTTCAGCTACAAGGGTCAGCCGATCTTCCACTACATGGGCTGTTCGACCTTCTCGAACTTCACTGTCCTGCCCGAGATCGCGGTGGCGAAAATCCGCGAGGACGCCCCGTTCCAGTCCGCCTGCTACATCGGCTGCGGGGTGACCACCGGGGTCGGCGCGGTGACCAACACCGCCAAGGTGCAGGTCGGCGACAATGTCGTGGTGTTCGGCCTCGGCGGGATCGGCCTCAACGTCATCCAGGGCGCGCGGCTCGCGGGGGCGAACCTCATCATTGGGGTCGATATCAACCCCGCGCGCGAGGAATGGGGCAAGCGGTTCGGCATGACCCACTTCCTCAATTCCAAAGGGCTGAGCCGCGAGGAAACCGTCGCCAAGATCGTCGAAATGACGGACGGGGGCGCGGATTACACCTTCGATGCCACCGGCAATACCGAGGTGATGCGCACCGCATTGGAAGCCTGCCACCGCGGCTGGGGCACATCGATCATCATCGGCGTGGCCGAAGCGGGCAAGGAAATCGCCACGCGCCCGTTCCAGCTGGTGACGGGGCGCAACTGGCGCGGCACTGCGTTTGGCGGAGCCAAGGGCCGCACCGATGTGCCCAAGATCGTCGACATGTACATGACCGGCAAGATCGAGATTGATCCCATGATCACCCACGTGATGGGTCTTGAAGAGATCAACACCGCCTTCGACCTGATGCACGAAGGCAAATCGATCCGCAGCGTCGTCGTCTTCTAG
- a CDS encoding DUF5522 domain-containing protein translates to MTQPEWYALHEAACARGETTYRDPETGYTVFTRLAHLARGKCCGSACRHCPYDHEAVPNRR, encoded by the coding sequence ATGACCCAACCCGAATGGTACGCTCTGCACGAAGCCGCCTGCGCGCGCGGGGAGACGACCTATCGCGATCCGGAAACCGGCTACACCGTATTCACGCGCCTCGCCCATCTGGCGCGCGGCAAGTGCTGCGGATCGGCCTGCCGCCATTGCCCTTACGATCACGAGGCGGTGCCCAATCGCCGCTGA
- a CDS encoding M1 family metallopeptidase — protein sequence MRFVLFVAALLFAIPAHAQGVQQTKGSFEDKFRQLDEVLPDPSATRNASGAPGHEYWQQKVDYKITATLDEAKRRLTARATVRYTNNSPDALPWVWMQLDQNIFKRDSMAELTDAFGGPGRRGPKVTLGSGSEPTKLSMDELRRQQAMADNDYGYDISAVKSLAGTDLPHTIVGTLMRIDLPAQLAPGETVEFTIDWAFNIVEEDAVSARSGFEHFPDDPRKGGNDIFLMAQWFPRMVAYSDYEGWHNKEFLGRGEFTLEFGDYEVEMTVPADHIVASTGTIQNPDAVLTAAQRQRLETAKNADAPVFIVTPQEAAAAEAGNPKGTKTWKFAATNVRDFAWASSRKFMWDAQGVKQPGAEHETVLAMSFWPKEGGELWRKYSTAAVVHTLKVYSRFSFDYPYPTAQSVNGPVGGMEYPMITFNGPRTTLNKDGTRTYSLAEKMFLVGVVIHEIGHIYFPMTVNSDERQWTWMDEGLNSFLDSVAGYEWDPNMPWTRSLARDLVPYMVSNNQQPIMTQSDSITDLGSNAYGKPSAAYHVLRDTVIGRERFDFALKEYARRWKFKRPTPADFFRTMEEASGTDLDWFWRGWFYTTDHVDISLDSIYRLKMDSKNPDIDLPRRRQERADEPTPVGIAMNEQQGLPIWVLENPGVTDFYDKNDEFTVTPKDRKGYTDFLEGLQPWERAAFDRAVKEDANYYVLNFTNKGGLVMPIVLGLTFADGKKEKLTIPAEIWRRNSKEVAKLLVYPKGKELVQVVVDPDWETGDADLENNHYPRRIIPSRVEAFKDEAAKSRVGRDLMGEAAGAEPQGKKK from the coding sequence TTGCGTTTCGTTCTGTTTGTCGCCGCCCTGCTGTTCGCTATCCCCGCCCATGCGCAGGGGGTCCAGCAGACCAAGGGCAGTTTCGAAGACAAGTTCCGCCAGCTCGATGAAGTGCTGCCCGATCCCAGCGCTACCCGCAACGCGAGCGGTGCGCCGGGGCATGAATACTGGCAGCAGAAGGTCGATTACAAGATCACCGCCACGCTGGACGAGGCCAAGCGCCGCCTGACCGCGCGGGCCACGGTGCGTTACACGAACAACTCGCCCGATGCCCTGCCGTGGGTGTGGATGCAGCTCGACCAGAACATCTTCAAGCGCGACTCGATGGCCGAACTGACCGACGCTTTCGGCGGACCCGGTCGCCGCGGGCCGAAGGTGACGCTGGGTTCGGGCAGCGAGCCGACCAAGCTTTCGATGGACGAACTGCGCCGCCAGCAGGCGATGGCCGATAATGATTATGGCTATGATATCAGCGCAGTGAAGTCGCTCGCCGGGACTGACCTGCCGCACACCATCGTCGGCACGCTGATGCGGATCGATCTGCCCGCCCAGCTCGCACCGGGCGAGACGGTGGAGTTCACCATCGATTGGGCCTTCAACATCGTCGAGGAAGATGCGGTCAGCGCGCGTTCGGGCTTCGAACATTTCCCCGATGATCCGCGCAAGGGCGGCAACGACATCTTCCTGATGGCGCAGTGGTTCCCGCGCATGGTGGCCTATTCGGACTACGAAGGCTGGCACAACAAGGAGTTCCTCGGCCGCGGCGAGTTCACGCTGGAATTCGGCGATTACGAGGTCGAGATGACCGTGCCTGCGGATCACATCGTGGCCTCGACGGGCACGATCCAGAACCCTGACGCCGTGCTCACGGCAGCCCAGCGCCAGCGGCTCGAAACCGCGAAGAATGCCGATGCGCCGGTGTTCATCGTCACCCCGCAGGAAGCCGCGGCTGCCGAGGCGGGCAATCCCAAGGGCACCAAGACCTGGAAGTTCGCCGCCACCAATGTGCGCGACTTCGCCTGGGCCTCCAGCCGCAAGTTCATGTGGGACGCGCAGGGTGTGAAGCAGCCGGGCGCCGAGCATGAAACCGTGCTCGCCATGAGCTTCTGGCCCAAGGAAGGCGGCGAGTTGTGGCGCAAATATTCGACCGCCGCGGTGGTCCACACGCTGAAGGTCTATTCGCGCTTCAGCTTCGATTACCCCTATCCCACCGCGCAGTCCGTCAACGGGCCGGTCGGCGGGATGGAATATCCGATGATCACCTTCAACGGCCCGCGCACCACCCTCAACAAGGATGGCACGCGCACCTATTCGCTGGCCGAGAAGATGTTCCTGGTGGGCGTGGTGATCCACGAAATCGGGCACATCTACTTCCCGATGACGGTGAACTCGGACGAGCGTCAGTGGACCTGGATGGATGAAGGCCTCAACTCCTTCCTCGATTCGGTCGCGGGCTACGAGTGGGATCCGAACATGCCGTGGACCCGCAGCCTGGCGCGCGATCTGGTGCCTTACATGGTGTCCAACAACCAGCAGCCGATCATGACGCAGTCGGACTCGATCACCGATCTCGGCTCCAATGCCTATGGCAAGCCGTCGGCGGCCTACCATGTCCTGCGCGACACGGTGATCGGGCGCGAGCGGTTCGATTTCGCGCTGAAGGAATATGCGCGCCGCTGGAAGTTCAAGCGCCCGACGCCGGCGGATTTCTTCCGCACCATGGAGGAAGCCAGCGGCACCGATCTCGACTGGTTCTGGCGCGGCTGGTTCTACACCACCGATCACGTCGATATCAGCCTCGACTCGATCTACCGCCTCAAGATGGACAGCAAGAACCCCGACATCGACCTGCCCCGCCGCCGTCAGGAACGTGCCGACGAGCCGACCCCGGTCGGCATCGCGATGAACGAGCAGCAGGGCCTGCCGATCTGGGTGCTCGAAAACCCGGGCGTCACCGATTTCTACGACAAGAACGATGAATTCACCGTCACGCCCAAGGACCGCAAGGGCTACACCGACTTCCTCGAAGGGCTACAGCCGTGGGAGCGCGCCGCATTCGACCGCGCGGTGAAGGAGGACGCCAATTACTACGTCCTCAACTTCACCAACAAGGGCGGGCTGGTGATGCCGATTGTCCTCGGCCTGACCTTTGCTGACGGGAAGAAGGAAAAGCTCACCATCCCGGCCGAAATCTGGCGCCGCAACAGCAAGGAAGTGGCCAAGCTGCTGGTCTATCCCAAGGGCAAGGAGCTGGTGCAGGTGGTGGTCGATCCCGATTGGGAAACCGGCGACGCCGATCTTGAAAACAACCACTACCCGCGCCGCATCATCCCGAGCCGGGTCGAGGCCTTCAAGGACGAAGCGGCCAAGTCGCGCGTCGGCCGCGATCTGATGGGCGAAGCGGCCGGGGCCGAGCCGCAGGGCAAGAAGAAGTGA
- a CDS encoding DUF6702 family protein, which yields MIRRRALALGLALALAPLAGPVAEAHQQKIAISTIALNPRSGMVEIAHQVPVHDAEHALRVQGAKNPDIIGSAKSREDFAGYVTRRFLFQINGQVIEPAYVGSEITGGSLWVYQEAPAPAGSDPALLRFNSQILTDVWARQENRVNIGGGTNVATFIFKAGDAPRSAALTE from the coding sequence GTGATCCGGCGGCGGGCTTTGGCGCTGGGGCTTGCTCTGGCGCTGGCCCCGCTCGCCGGGCCAGTCGCCGAGGCGCATCAGCAGAAGATCGCGATCAGCACCATCGCGCTCAACCCGCGCAGCGGGATGGTGGAGATCGCGCATCAGGTGCCGGTCCACGATGCCGAACACGCACTGCGGGTGCAGGGGGCGAAAAACCCCGACATCATCGGCAGCGCCAAAAGCCGCGAGGATTTTGCCGGCTATGTCACCCGCCGCTTCCTGTTCCAGATCAATGGCCAAGTGATCGAGCCCGCTTACGTGGGCAGCGAAATCACCGGCGGCAGCCTGTGGGTCTATCAGGAAGCTCCTGCGCCTGCGGGGAGCGATCCGGCGCTGCTGCGGTTCAATTCGCAGATCCTCACCGACGTCTGGGCGCGGCAGGAAAACCGGGTGAACATCGGCGGCGGCACCAATGTCGCCACTTTCATCTTCAAGGCCGGAGACGCGCCCCGCAGCGCGGCGCTGACCGAATAA